A region of Selenomonadales bacterium 4137-cl DNA encodes the following proteins:
- the ndk gene encoding nucleoside-diphosphate kinase, with protein MEKTLVLVKPDGVAKGLTGEIIARFERRGLTLAALKMLKLTKDKAEIHYAEHKERPFFGELVVFITSGPIVAMVISGENAVKIVRAMMGPTNPADAAPGTVRGDYALSIGQNIIHGSDSPASAAREIEIYFAPDELVN; from the coding sequence ATGGAAAAAACACTCGTACTCGTCAAACCCGACGGCGTCGCCAAAGGACTCACCGGCGAAATCATCGCCCGCTTCGAGCGGCGCGGCCTCACCTTAGCCGCCCTCAAAATGCTCAAACTCACCAAAGACAAAGCCGAAATTCACTACGCAGAACACAAAGAACGCCCCTTCTTCGGCGAACTCGTCGTCTTCATCACCTCCGGCCCCATCGTCGCCATGGTGATAAGCGGCGAAAACGCCGTCAAAATCGTCCGCGCCATGATGGGCCCCACCAACCCGGCCGACGCCGCCCCCGGCACCGTCCGCGGCGACTACGCCCTCAGCATCGGCCAAAACATCATCCACGGCTCCGACAGCCCGGCCAGCGCCGCGCGGGAGATCGAAATCTACTTCGCCCCCGACGAACTCGTCAACTAA
- a CDS encoding M42 family metallopeptidase yields MDKTLEWLKQISEVAGPSGYEQRVKVLLAERLAGKAEVSRDRIGSIIFKKKGTVDDPRIMLASHMDEIGFMVKHITKEGYLKFTTLGGWWEQVMLGQRVTVMTAKGDLPGIIGSKPPHILTPEERKKVVQKKEMYIDIGAADEKDAKERFGVRPGDAVAPYSTFTPLADEKYLMAKAWDNRIGCAVMTDVIEALHQEIHPNTVYGVGTVQEEVGLRGAKTSASVIDPHFAFAVDTCVAGDTPGVSDDQASSRLGKGVAISIYDASLIPLPKLRDFAVAVAEENNIPYQLEFTEGGGTDAGRIHIHGQGVPSLVLSLPTRYIHSHNSIIHRDDYDAAVRLIVAILKKLDAAKYEELIK; encoded by the coding sequence ATGGACAAAACTTTGGAATGGCTCAAACAAATCAGCGAAGTCGCCGGCCCGTCGGGCTACGAGCAGCGGGTCAAGGTCCTGCTGGCCGAGCGCCTCGCCGGCAAAGCCGAAGTATCGCGTGACCGCATCGGCAGCATCATCTTTAAAAAGAAAGGGACGGTCGACGACCCTCGCATCATGCTCGCCAGCCATATGGACGAAATAGGCTTCATGGTCAAGCACATCACCAAGGAAGGCTACCTCAAATTCACCACTCTCGGCGGCTGGTGGGAGCAGGTCATGCTTGGCCAGCGGGTCACCGTCATGACCGCCAAAGGCGACCTCCCAGGCATCATCGGCAGCAAACCGCCCCACATCCTCACCCCTGAAGAACGGAAAAAAGTCGTCCAGAAAAAAGAAATGTACATCGACATCGGAGCCGCCGACGAAAAAGACGCCAAAGAGCGGTTTGGCGTTCGCCCCGGCGACGCTGTAGCCCCCTACAGCACCTTCACCCCCCTGGCCGACGAAAAATACCTCATGGCCAAGGCCTGGGACAACCGCATCGGCTGCGCCGTAATGACCGACGTCATCGAAGCCCTCCACCAGGAAATCCACCCCAACACCGTCTATGGCGTCGGAACAGTACAAGAAGAAGTCGGCCTGCGCGGCGCCAAAACCAGCGCCAGCGTCATCGACCCCCACTTCGCCTTCGCCGTCGACACCTGCGTCGCCGGCGACACCCCCGGCGTCAGCGACGACCAGGCCTCCAGCCGCCTCGGCAAAGGCGTCGCCATCTCCATCTACGACGCCAGCCTCATCCCGCTGCCCAAACTCCGGGACTTCGCCGTCGCCGTAGCCGAAGAAAACAACATCCCCTACCAGCTTGAATTCACCGAAGGCGGCGGCACCGACGCCGGGCGCATCCACATCCACGGCCAGGGCGTTCCCAGCCTCGTTCTCAGCCTGCCCACCCGCTACATCCACAGCCACAACAGCATCATCCACCGCGACGACTACGACGCCGCCGTCCGGCTCATCGTCGCCATCCTCAAAAAACTCGACGCCGCCAAATACGAGGAACTGATAAAATGA
- a CDS encoding cob(I)yrinic acid a,c-diamide adenosyltransferase: MKIYTKTGDKGETSLYSGERVPKDSPRVEAYGIIDELDSALGLARALCVNQEVRAAVHDLQKLLWTVMAEVATIGGEPRVTAAEVAAVENLIDKFDAALPPLTAFIIPGDTPGGAALDLARTVARRAERQLWRVARGEQLGEHILVLVNRLSDLCFTLARAEMENKR, encoded by the coding sequence ATGAAAATCTACACCAAAACCGGCGACAAAGGCGAAACCTCCCTCTACAGCGGCGAACGCGTCCCCAAGGACAGCCCGCGGGTCGAAGCCTACGGCATCATCGACGAGCTCGACTCCGCCCTCGGCCTGGCCCGCGCCCTCTGCGTCAATCAGGAAGTCCGCGCCGCCGTCCACGACCTCCAGAAGCTCCTCTGGACCGTCATGGCCGAAGTCGCTACCATCGGCGGCGAACCGCGCGTCACCGCCGCCGAAGTCGCTGCCGTCGAAAACCTCATCGACAAATTCGACGCCGCCCTGCCGCCCCTCACCGCCTTCATCATCCCCGGCGACACGCCCGGCGGCGCAGCCCTCGACCTCGCCCGCACCGTCGCCCGGCGGGCCGAGCGACAGCTATGGCGCGTAGCGCGCGGCGAACAGCTCGGCGAGCATATCCTCGTCCTCGTAAACCGCCTGTCCGACCTCTGCTTCACCCTTGCGCGCGCCGAAATGGAAAACAAGCGGTGA
- a CDS encoding gamma carbonic anhydrase family protein, with amino-acid sequence MNGLMPYKGIWPKLSGEVFVAPGARVIGDVAVGHGSGIWFNSVVRGDDAPIRLGRYTNIQDGSIIHVQHAHPTDIGDYVTVGHNVILHGCTVGDNCLIGMGAIILTGAVIGENCIIGAGALITEGKEIPAGSLVVGSPGRVIRAVEEQDIKAIRDSARHYCDRAREYAETIKTT; translated from the coding sequence ATGAACGGCCTCATGCCCTACAAAGGCATCTGGCCGAAACTAAGCGGCGAAGTATTCGTCGCCCCCGGCGCCAGGGTCATCGGCGACGTAGCAGTCGGTCACGGCAGCGGCATCTGGTTCAACAGCGTCGTCCGCGGCGACGACGCCCCCATCCGCCTCGGCCGCTACACCAACATCCAGGACGGCTCCATCATCCACGTCCAGCACGCCCACCCCACCGACATCGGCGACTACGTCACCGTCGGCCACAACGTCATCCTCCACGGCTGCACCGTCGGCGACAACTGCCTCATCGGTATGGGCGCCATCATCCTCACCGGCGCAGTCATCGGCGAAAACTGCATCATCGGCGCCGGCGCCCTCATCACCGAAGGCAAAGAAATTCCCGCCGGCTCGCTCGTTGTCGGCTCGCCCGGCCGCGTCATCCGCGCCGTAGAAGAACAGGACATCAAAGCCATCCGCGACTCCGCCCGCCATTACTGCGACCGGGCCCGCGAATACGCGGAAACAATAAAAACAACCTAG
- the speD gene encoding adenosylmethionine decarboxylase, producing MNALGRHILAEFYGCDAAALNDPAKVERAMVDAALEAGAEVREVAFHKFSPQGVSGVVVISESHLAIHTWPELGYAAVDVFTCGDRVDPWEACRYLVDSLHAADVDATEVKRGKMTGQLAQKVS from the coding sequence TTGAACGCCTTAGGTCGGCACATTCTGGCGGAATTCTACGGCTGTGACGCCGCCGCCCTCAACGACCCCGCAAAAGTGGAGCGCGCCATGGTCGATGCCGCCCTCGAAGCCGGAGCCGAAGTACGCGAGGTAGCCTTTCACAAATTCAGTCCCCAAGGCGTTAGTGGAGTCGTCGTGATATCCGAATCGCATCTTGCCATCCACACCTGGCCGGAACTCGGCTACGCCGCTGTCGACGTATTCACCTGCGGTGACAGGGTCGATCCCTGGGAAGCCTGCCGCTACCTTGTCGATAGCCTTCACGCGGCCGATGTCGACGCCACAGAAGTCAAACGCGGCAAAATGACCGGACAGTTGGCGCAAAAAGTATCTTGA